The Mixophyes fleayi isolate aMixFle1 chromosome 1, aMixFle1.hap1, whole genome shotgun sequence genome includes a region encoding these proteins:
- the LOC142109305 gene encoding proteinase-activated receptor 1-like, with amino-acid sequence MVTAPSSASVVLTTVGSGQSVAGQSTKMVTEPSSASVDPNNLQLSATGLNNGGTSQNTSQNNPVNVVLCLSSQSLVQFIQSMDIVVVIVSLPLNVMAITIFLFKMKVRKPAVVYMLNLAAANVLFVILLLFNIVDLFSGNIWFIGDGMCHFCTAAFYCKMFCSVLLLTGMSVDKFLAVVYPTQYTSWRTIRRAWLLCLFIWIIAIIINVPLLRREQTKYIPILNITTCYDVMAFKEFLSFFIYYFSTFTLVFFLLPLIITIVCYTRTILRLSSTEMESAYERPQAVSLTVIVLFVFVLCFGPTNLLFLINFIFFYTESDNTLYTAYIVCTSISSISCFIDPLIFLCASSHGQKYISKLLCCKTPDRTYNTRTPDKAPSTTTPDKAPSTTTPDKAPCTTTPDKAPSTTTPDKAPSTTTPDKAPRTTTPDKSPSTTTPDKVPSTTTSDDEFWTRL; translated from the exons TTTTGACGACGGTGGGATCAGGACAATCTGTAGCCGGTCAAAGTACTAAAATGGTTACAGAGCCATCGAGTGCTTCAGTAg ACCCGAATAACTTACAGCTATCAGCTACTGGGCTAAACAATGGAGGAACATCTCAAAATACAAGTCAAAACAATCCAGTTAATGTCGTACTTTGTCTCTCCAGTCAGTCATTGGTCCAGTTTATACAATCAATGGACATTGTGGTGGTCATTGTGTCTCTGCCTCTCAATGTAATGGCAATCACAATATTCTTGTTCAAGATGAAAGTCAGAAAGCCggcagtggtgtacatgctgaACTTGGCAGCTGCTAATGTGCTCTTTGTTATTCTGCTGCTTTTCAACATTGTTGATCTGTTCTCTGGGAACATCTGGTTCATTGGAGATGGAATGTGTCATTTCTGCACAGCTGCTTTTTACTGCAAGATGTtctgctctgtcctgctcttgACTGGTATGAGTGTAGACAAGTTCCTGGCTGTGGTTTATCCAACGCAGTATACTTCATGGCGCACAATTAGACGAGCCTGGCTGCTCTGTCTCTTCATCTGGATAATAGCGATAATTATCAATGTGCCGCTTCTCAGAAGAGAACAAACTAAATACATTCCCATTTTAAACATCACAACTTGTTATGATGTGATGGCATTTAAAGAGTTTCTCAGTTTTTTCATTTACTATTTTTCCACTTTTACCTTAGTTTTCTTTTTATTGCCTCTAATCATTACAATTGTGTGCTACACTAGAACCATCCTAAGGCTGAGCTCAACAGAAATGGAAAGCGCATATGAGAGGCCTCAAGCAGTGTCTCTGACTGtgattgtactttttgtatttgTACTTTGTTTTGGACCAACCAACCTActgtttttaattaatttcatatttttttatacagaatCTGACAATACTTTGTATACTGCCTATATTGTTTGCACCTCGATTAGCAGCATCAGTTGCTTTATTGATCCTCTTATCTTTTTGTGTGCATCCTCACACGGTCAGAAATATATATCCAAATTGCTGTGTTGTAAAACACCAGACAGAACATATAACACAAGAACCCCAGACAAAGCTCCAAGCACAACAACACCGGACAAGGCTCCAAGCACAACAACACCGGACAAGGCGCCATGCACAACAACTCCAGACAAGGCGCCAAGCACAACAACACCAGACAAGGCGCCAAGCACAACAACACCAGACAAGGCGCCACGCACAACAACTCCAGACAAGTCGCCAAGCACAACAACACCAGACAAGGTGCCAAGCACAACAACATCGGACGATGAGTTTTGGACAAGACTGTGA